A single genomic interval of Coccidioides posadasii str. Silveira chromosome 1, complete sequence harbors:
- a CDS encoding uncharacterized protein (EggNog:ENOG410PK44~COG:A~BUSCO:6002at33183) has product MSGNWNNTTDNWNGGGADDNWNEGGFGDDTGYREEIPGSVGEGGKTNNNDACHNCGQPGHFSRECPEPRKASGACFNCGEEGHNKAECPNPRVFKGTCRICQAEGHPAFECPDKGPDVCKNCKGEGHKTKDCTENRKFDQHDIPDKMPEEAWAILKKASDERDLEDFREALKIYSKAVPLATFDEIEKKFRADNFKIYLIGLEREIGDTLISVNLQGKLNCKYVVGFYFSEKPHRANLKSRWPRSPEENIKRLADAGFPMDRQVPKCDNCGEMGHTRRGCKQEPATVERVGVKCVICKEIGHRARDCIQPRIDKSGCRNCGHAKQCPEPRSAEGVECKKCQQVGHFAKDCPEKGVNSRACRNCGEEGHMSKECDKPRNMDNVTCRNCEKTGHMSRDCPEEKDWSKVQCTNCKEMGHTFRRCNKPAEGADSDNADSYGGFYGAGFGSKNHHDQTRGRKETTAQSAGNWYEEPTDGGAGW; this is encoded by the exons ATGTCTGGAAATTGGAACAACACTA CCGATAACTGGAACGGCGGTGGTGCCGACGACAATTGGAACGAAGGTGGCTTTGGTGACGACACTGGATACCGCGAAGAAATCCCCGGCAGTGTTGGGGAGGGCGGAAAGACCAACAATAATGATGCCTGTCACAA CTGTGGACAGCCCGGGCATTTTTCACGCGAGTGTCCCGAGCCTCGCAAAGCGTCTGGTGCTTGTTTCAACTGTGGTGAAGAAGG CCACAACAAGGCGGAATGCCCAAACCCGCGCGTTTTCAAGGGAACTTGCCGCATTTGCCAGGCGGAAGGGCATCCGGCTTTCGAATGTCCGGACAAGGGCCCAGACGTTTGCAAAAACTGCAAAGGCGAAG GCCACAAAACTAAGGATTGTACCGAAAACCGCAAGTTTGATCAGCATGACATTCCAGACAAAATGCCTGAGGAAGCTTGGGCAATCCTTAAGAAGGCGAGCGATGAAAGAGACTTGGAAGATTTCCGTGAA GCCCTTAAGATCTATTCCAAGGCTGTTCCGTTGGCAACATTTGATGAAATTGAGAAAAAGTTTCGCGCAGACAACTTCAAGATCTACCTTATTGGGCTG GAAAGGGAAATTGGGGACACCCTCATTTCGGTGAATCTTCAAGGCAAATTAAATTGCAAATACGTTGTCGGGTTTTATTTTAGCGAAAAGCCCCATCGTGCGAATCTCAAGTCGCGCTGGCCACGTTCCCCAGAGGAGAATATCAAGCGCCTTGCCGATGCCGGCTTTCCCATGGATCGCCAAGTCCCCAAGTGTGACAATTGTGGAG AAATGGGTCATACCCGCCGTGGTTGCAAGCAGGAACCTGCTACAGTTGAAAGAGTTGGGGTCAAGTGTGTCATTTGCAAAGAAATAGGCCATCGAGCTCGCGACTGTATCCAGCCCAGGATTGACAAATCTGGCTGTCGGAACTGCGG TCACGCCAAGCAATGTCCTGAGCCACGCTCCGCTGAGGGCGTAGAATGTAAGAAATGCCAGCAAG TCGGCCACTTCGCCAAAGATTGCCCTGAGAAAGGTGTCAACAGCAGAGCTTGTCGCAATTGCGG AGAAGAGGGTCATATGTCCAAGGAATGTGACAAGCCTCGAAACATGGATAACGTTACTTGTCGTAACTGCGAGAAGA CTGGCCACATGAGTCGCGACTGCCCCGAGGAGAAGGACTGGTCAAAGGTCCAGTGTACCAATTGCAAGGAGA TGGGCCACACGTTCAGACGCTGTAACAAACCAGCTGAAGGTGCTGACAGTGACAATGCAGATAGCTATGGTGGATTCTATGGAGCAGGCTTTGGCAGCAAGAATCACCACGATCAAACACGTGGCCGGAAGGAAACCACAGCTCAATCCGCAGGAAACTGGTATGAAGAACCAACCGACGGCGGCGCTGGTTGGTAA